A genomic stretch from Natronolimnobius sp. AArcel1 includes:
- a CDS encoding NAD(P)-dependent oxidoreductase — translation MSIEVVAVTGGNGRIGERVLVELNEHGYRTVNLERSERRKAVADQYVTIDLEDAGQVYGALAQSGADAVIHMGTVSSPRHQPGYVTYRNNVMSTYHVLEAAVELGLEAVCLASSINAMGASFQDVPIEVEYLPVDEEHPTTPRDPYAIAKRVIEVTADGFGRDENEPPIIGSLRYPWVANGEELDSSFVRSDRTLEAGVPDVPGGVQELFAYVHVDDAAAAARRVIEADFDGHETFWIVADGTTMETSTDELVKECYPDAALRRSFSGHESLVENTKAKDRLGWEPDHSWRMG, via the coding sequence ATGTCCATCGAGGTAGTCGCTGTCACCGGAGGGAACGGCCGTATCGGCGAGCGCGTACTGGTCGAACTGAACGAGCACGGCTACCGAACGGTCAACCTTGAACGATCGGAGCGACGGAAGGCGGTCGCCGATCAGTACGTCACGATCGATCTCGAGGACGCCGGCCAGGTGTACGGGGCGCTCGCCCAGAGCGGTGCGGACGCAGTGATACACATGGGGACGGTCTCCTCGCCGCGCCACCAACCGGGGTACGTCACCTACCGGAACAACGTAATGAGTACATATCACGTTCTGGAAGCCGCCGTGGAACTTGGGCTCGAGGCCGTCTGCCTGGCATCCAGTATCAACGCCATGGGTGCATCGTTTCAGGACGTTCCCATCGAAGTCGAGTATCTCCCGGTAGACGAGGAGCACCCCACAACTCCGCGGGATCCATACGCGATTGCGAAACGCGTGATCGAGGTGACCGCGGACGGATTCGGTCGGGACGAGAACGAACCCCCAATCATCGGATCGCTCCGTTACCCGTGGGTCGCCAACGGCGAGGAACTCGACTCCTCATTCGTCCGGAGCGACCGGACGCTCGAGGCCGGGGTTCCGGACGTCCCCGGCGGCGTGCAGGAACTCTTCGCGTACGTCCACGTCGACGACGCCGCAGCGGCCGCCCGTCGCGTCATCGAGGCGGACTTCGACGGTCACGAGACGTTTTGGATCGTCGCCGACGGCACGACCATGGAGACTTCGACCGACGAGCTCGTCAAGGAGTGTTACCCGGATGCGGCGCTCAGACGGAGTTTTTCGGGGCACGAGAGTCTCGTCGAGAACACAAAGGCCAAGGACCGACTCGGTTGGGAACCAGACCACTCCTGGCGAATGGGCTAA
- a CDS encoding Cdc6/Cdc18 family protein produces MIRDARVLRAGFVPREVEHRDAEVNHLSSVLKPITNGEPAETAIVTGPSGIGKTCISRFVTERLREEVLEVEATYVNCWRNYTRFRTLYQILDDLGTTIDIHRQSTPHDELIERLQQYNGPRTVIILDEVDQLEDPSILYDLHSLPQFAVICIANKEEDLFNRVDDRLVSRLRSSEHVRMDKYHDEQLYDILRTRAKWGLEKDVVTEDQLYRIADAAAGDARLAIGVLRSAASKADRENHERVTDDVLLDAATDARAQIRQRSLDSLTPHQQAVYTIVRDHGPLAPSKIHEYYVDEVDEPRTKRTVRSYLSKMAQYNLLEAEGTSRDRQYSIVDSVAATSVQ; encoded by the coding sequence ATGATCCGCGATGCTCGAGTCCTGCGCGCTGGGTTTGTCCCTCGAGAAGTCGAGCATCGCGACGCCGAAGTCAACCATCTATCTAGCGTTCTCAAACCGATTACGAACGGCGAACCTGCTGAGACTGCCATCGTGACCGGTCCAAGCGGAATCGGGAAAACGTGTATCTCGAGATTCGTCACTGAACGCCTTCGCGAAGAGGTCCTCGAGGTTGAAGCAACCTATGTCAACTGCTGGCGGAACTATACGCGGTTTCGAACGCTCTATCAGATCCTCGACGATCTTGGAACAACAATCGATATTCATCGACAGTCGACTCCCCACGATGAACTTATCGAGCGGCTTCAACAGTATAACGGCCCTCGAACCGTGATTATCCTCGACGAGGTCGATCAACTCGAGGACCCCAGTATTCTCTACGATCTCCACAGTCTCCCACAGTTTGCGGTGATCTGTATCGCAAACAAAGAAGAGGACCTGTTCAATCGTGTTGACGACCGACTCGTGAGCCGTCTTCGCTCGAGCGAGCACGTCCGGATGGACAAGTACCACGACGAGCAACTCTATGATATTCTGCGTACTCGAGCGAAGTGGGGACTCGAAAAGGACGTCGTCACAGAGGATCAGCTCTATCGGATCGCGGATGCAGCAGCTGGTGATGCTCGGCTTGCAATCGGTGTTCTTCGCTCCGCCGCAAGCAAAGCTGATCGGGAAAATCACGAACGAGTCACAGACGATGTGCTTCTTGACGCAGCGACGGATGCACGTGCACAGATCAGACAACGAAGCCTCGATTCACTCACACCCCATCAGCAGGCAGTTTACACTATTGTCCGCGATCACGGCCCTCTTGCACCGAGTAAGATTCACGAGTACTACGTTGACGAAGTCGATGAGCCACGGACAAAACGAACAGTGCGATCATATCTCTCAAAGATGGCACAGTACAACCTCCTCGAGGCAGAAGGAACGAGTCGTGATCGACAGTACTCGATTGTCGACTCAGTTGCAGCCACATCTGTTCAATGA
- a CDS encoding FAD-dependent oxidoreductase codes for MTASRATKHYHVGIVGAGLAGLTAARELTDMGLEVVVLEARERVGGRTAAGSLATGDTIDRGAEWIGAEHERVLGLVEEFNLKLCEQYDSGTDRVGAVGELFDHENRFQALPPEAAAELREALEQIEILRRDVPHQGPDAEKWDATTLESWKRETMETEAAREAFDAFVRAEYTVEPSQISLLYLLDTVDAAGGFGMNDDSVNVAEEYRLVGSTQQLARGLADDLGEAIRLSEPVRRIDRRGDDVTLISDDGRYAVSDAIIAIPPPLIGRIDHEPPLPARRQGLIQRMPMGSVIKCFAVYEEPFWRDDGYSGSVLSADGVVTEVADGTHSKTDRGLLVGFIAGANALEWSDRPTAERRERVLEDLNHYFGPRASEPVEYADEVWSKTQWSTGGYNAAMTPGTLTTCGDVLREPVGRVHWAGSETALEWRGFMEGAISSGERVASEVISDRKERES; via the coding sequence ATGACTGCTTCTCGAGCAACCAAACACTATCATGTTGGCATCGTCGGTGCGGGTCTTGCCGGGCTGACGGCGGCGAGGGAATTGACCGACATGGGACTCGAGGTGGTCGTCCTCGAAGCGAGAGAGCGTGTCGGCGGCCGAACGGCTGCGGGTTCGCTGGCGACCGGCGATACAATCGACCGTGGCGCAGAGTGGATTGGTGCCGAACACGAACGTGTTCTCGGACTGGTCGAAGAGTTCAATCTCAAGTTATGCGAGCAGTACGATTCAGGCACTGATAGAGTCGGTGCTGTCGGGGAGTTGTTCGATCACGAAAACCGGTTCCAGGCGCTGCCACCAGAAGCAGCCGCGGAACTACGAGAAGCGCTCGAACAGATTGAGATTCTCCGACGGGACGTCCCTCACCAGGGACCCGATGCCGAGAAGTGGGACGCGACGACCCTCGAATCGTGGAAACGAGAGACAATGGAAACGGAGGCCGCACGAGAGGCATTCGACGCGTTCGTTCGGGCCGAGTACACTGTTGAACCCAGCCAGATCTCACTGTTGTATCTCCTCGACACTGTCGACGCAGCCGGCGGATTCGGAATGAACGACGATTCAGTCAATGTCGCCGAAGAGTACCGCCTCGTTGGAAGCACCCAGCAGCTCGCCCGAGGACTGGCTGATGACCTCGGCGAGGCGATTCGACTGTCCGAACCAGTCCGCCGGATTGATCGACGGGGCGATGACGTGACGCTTATTTCTGACGATGGGAGGTACGCCGTCTCGGATGCGATTATCGCCATTCCGCCGCCGCTGATCGGACGCATTGACCACGAACCACCACTCCCCGCCCGTCGGCAAGGGCTGATCCAGCGAATGCCAATGGGCTCGGTTATCAAATGCTTCGCTGTGTACGAGGAGCCATTCTGGCGCGATGATGGCTACTCGGGATCGGTGCTTTCAGCCGACGGTGTAGTGACAGAGGTTGCAGACGGGACCCATTCCAAGACGGATCGGGGTCTTCTCGTCGGGTTCATCGCCGGAGCCAACGCCCTCGAATGGAGCGATAGACCCACAGCAGAACGCCGGGAACGGGTACTCGAGGATCTCAATCACTACTTCGGGCCTCGAGCGAGCGAACCAGTGGAGTATGCTGACGAGGTTTGGTCAAAGACACAGTGGTCGACAGGCGGCTATAACGCAGCGATGACGCCGGGGACGCTTACAACCTGCGGCGACGTGCTTCGTGAACCGGTCGGTCGCGTTCACTGGGCCGGGTCAGAGACTGCACTCGAGTGGCGGGGTTTCATGGAAGGTGCGATCAGTTCAGGCGAGCGGGTTGCGAGCGAAGTCATCAGCGACCGTAAGGAGCGAGAAAGCTGA
- the dgoD gene encoding galactonate dehydratase, with protein MEIRDYELFEVPPRSLLLKVETSDGLIGWGEPILEGRAQTAAAAVRELLDTYVVGEEAYEIERLWQKMYRSGFYRGGPILMSALSGIDQALWDLKGKSLGVPVYELLGGKARDQIRLYAHIRGETPTETAEDAVKRVEEGFTALKGAPGNRDWEHLDAPAVLDDARTHVGAVRDAVGDEIDLMLDFHGRPSKPMAKRLATALEEFDPMFYEELVVPEKNDVLPGIAARTDIPLATGERMYSRFDFKPLLEAGAVDVIQPDVSHAGGITELRKIAIMAEAYDVAVAPHSPLSSVALAACVQVDACTQNAIIQEQIVHEDRVPNYLTDMNVFDHDDEGYIDIPEAPGLGIDVDEGYVREMATEDAWDAPIVTRRDGSITDW; from the coding sequence ATGGAGATCCGTGACTACGAACTCTTCGAAGTCCCACCTCGTTCACTGCTACTGAAAGTCGAAACGTCGGACGGCCTCATCGGGTGGGGCGAACCTATCCTCGAAGGACGAGCACAGACTGCCGCTGCGGCAGTTCGGGAGTTGCTGGACACCTACGTCGTGGGCGAAGAGGCGTACGAGATCGAACGACTGTGGCAGAAGATGTACCGCAGCGGCTTCTATCGCGGGGGACCAATCCTGATGAGCGCATTGTCGGGGATCGATCAGGCGCTCTGGGATCTCAAGGGAAAATCTTTGGGGGTCCCCGTGTACGAGCTCCTCGGTGGGAAAGCGCGCGACCAGATCCGACTGTATGCACACATCAGAGGCGAGACGCCGACGGAAACGGCAGAGGACGCGGTCAAGCGAGTCGAAGAGGGATTTACGGCACTGAAAGGGGCTCCCGGGAACAGAGACTGGGAACATCTCGATGCCCCGGCCGTGCTCGATGATGCACGGACCCACGTGGGCGCCGTTCGAGACGCAGTCGGTGACGAGATTGACCTTATGCTTGACTTCCATGGACGCCCGTCCAAACCAATGGCCAAGCGGCTCGCCACTGCCTTGGAGGAGTTCGATCCGATGTTCTACGAAGAATTGGTCGTCCCGGAGAAGAATGACGTCCTACCGGGAATCGCAGCCCGCACGGATATTCCCCTCGCGACCGGTGAACGGATGTATAGCCGGTTCGATTTCAAGCCGCTCCTCGAAGCCGGGGCCGTGGACGTCATTCAGCCGGACGTTTCACACGCGGGGGGCATCACCGAACTGCGTAAGATCGCTATCATGGCAGAAGCGTATGATGTCGCCGTCGCCCCCCACTCGCCACTCAGTTCAGTTGCGCTGGCCGCGTGTGTTCAGGTCGACGCCTGCACGCAGAACGCGATCATTCAGGAACAGATCGTTCACGAGGACCGAGTGCCGAACTACCTTACCGATATGAACGTCTTCGACCACGACGACGAGGGGTACATTGACATCCCGGAGGCACCGGGATTAGGAATCGATGTCGACGAGGGGTACGTCCGCGAGATGGCCACCGAAGACGCGTGGGACGCACCGATCGTAACGCGAAGGGACGGCAGTATCACGGATTGGTAG
- a CDS encoding ParA family protein produces the protein MVSESILRAAAYVPKGGVGKTTSTAHIAVSAHQDHDLDVLLIDLAGTQNDLATQFGIADEIVDPDAPISAVFGENWDFIRENIDDLLERMVFETDEGPDLIPADEGLGGADNNLANVPREERYDRLESFISTEIAPRYDLVLLDLPGKEDNITINGLFAAENVVAPLKPGAFERKQVANLEDELEAIRNDADHDAQPTLQLVFATMIEKGTNLSKEFQEEIEAEYPDVAGNSVTKAQDIGNLQKTGQTLFGPESDELYSTGERALNSYQSLATDLLERLEAR, from the coding sequence ATGGTATCTGAATCCATACTTCGGGCCGCGGCATACGTACCCAAAGGTGGGGTTGGGAAGACAACATCGACAGCACATATTGCGGTCTCGGCACACCAGGACCATGATCTTGATGTCCTGTTGATTGACCTTGCCGGGACACAGAACGACCTTGCAACACAGTTTGGAATCGCCGATGAAATCGTTGATCCGGACGCACCGATTTCCGCTGTTTTCGGAGAGAACTGGGACTTCATTCGTGAGAACATCGACGATCTTCTGGAGCGGATGGTTTTCGAGACTGACGAAGGGCCAGATCTAATCCCTGCCGACGAGGGTCTCGGTGGTGCTGACAACAACCTTGCAAATGTTCCTCGAGAAGAGCGCTATGATCGACTCGAGTCGTTCATTAGTACCGAGATCGCGCCACGGTATGATCTTGTCTTGCTCGACTTACCGGGCAAAGAGGATAATATCACGATCAACGGATTGTTCGCTGCCGAGAATGTTGTTGCACCGCTCAAGCCAGGGGCATTTGAACGCAAACAGGTTGCTAACCTCGAAGACGAACTTGAGGCAATCCGGAACGACGCCGACCACGACGCACAACCAACTCTTCAACTTGTCTTTGCGACGATGATTGAAAAGGGGACAAACCTTTCCAAAGAGTTCCAAGAAGAGATCGAAGCGGAATATCCTGATGTTGCAGGTAACTCTGTAACGAAGGCACAAGATATCGGCAATTTGCAAAAGACTGGTCAAACCTTGTTTGGTCCTGAGAGTGACGAACTCTACAGTACAGGTGAACGTGCACTCAATTCGTATCAAAGTCTCGCGACTGATCTACTCGAA
- a CDS encoding helix-turn-helix domain-containing protein, whose protein sequence is MYEVLDDTAARAILAMERGNSIRRVAQHLHMPYETVRQAVNRLEDAGYIQYDDGLFVVDSRVRDAARELVAASASVSPPSIEEAYVIPQFGGWPFAFTRIDAVYVWTKGGYQVGRDPDDYPLFLAVREQDVHHWEAFFESFDLPTAFERQRREELAGPLQIVIDPQPSLEIDHVEGYPVIPRTETIEYMQEHYAQFQSALTLFP, encoded by the coding sequence ATGTATGAGGTACTCGACGACACGGCGGCACGAGCCATTCTCGCTATGGAGAGAGGCAACTCCATACGCCGTGTCGCACAGCATCTCCACATGCCCTACGAGACGGTCAGACAGGCAGTCAACCGGCTCGAGGACGCCGGCTACATTCAGTATGATGACGGCCTCTTCGTCGTCGACAGCCGCGTACGCGACGCGGCCCGTGAACTGGTAGCCGCGAGCGCCAGCGTCAGTCCACCATCGATCGAAGAGGCATACGTCATCCCACAATTTGGAGGGTGGCCGTTCGCGTTCACACGGATCGACGCCGTCTACGTGTGGACGAAGGGAGGGTACCAGGTCGGTCGTGATCCCGACGACTACCCGTTATTCCTCGCCGTTCGCGAGCAGGACGTCCACCACTGGGAAGCGTTCTTCGAGTCATTCGACCTGCCCACCGCATTTGAGCGTCAACGGAGAGAAGAGCTAGCGGGGCCGCTGCAGATCGTGATCGATCCTCAGCCATCACTCGAGATCGACCATGTCGAAGGCTATCCGGTCATTCCGCGGACCGAAACGATCGAGTATATGCAAGAACATTACGCGCAGTTTCAGTCTGCCCTCACCCTGTTTCCATAG